A portion of the Citrobacter rodentium NBRC 105723 = DSM 16636 genome contains these proteins:
- the dut gene encoding dUTP diphosphatase — protein sequence MMKKIDVKILDPRVGKQFPLPTYATSGSAGLDLRACLDDAVELAPGATTLLPTGLAIHIADPSLAAVILPRSGLGHKHGIVLGNLVGLIDSDYQGQLMVSVWNRGQDSFTIEPGERIAQMVFVPVVQAEFNLVEEFDATDRGEGGFGHSGRK from the coding sequence ATGATGAAAAAAATCGACGTTAAGATTCTGGACCCGCGTGTCGGCAAGCAGTTCCCGCTGCCGACGTATGCCACCTCCGGTTCCGCCGGACTTGACCTGCGAGCCTGTCTGGATGACGCCGTAGAGCTGGCGCCGGGCGCAACCACGCTGCTGCCGACCGGGCTGGCTATTCATATCGCCGATCCGTCACTGGCTGCGGTTATCCTGCCGCGTTCCGGCCTTGGCCATAAGCATGGTATCGTGCTGGGGAATCTGGTTGGTCTGATTGACTCAGACTACCAGGGACAGCTGATGGTATCTGTCTGGAACCGCGGTCAGGACAGCTTCACTATTGAACCAGGTGAACGTATCGCGCAGATGGTCTTTGTACCGGTTGTGCAGGCTGAATTTAATCTGGTGGAAGAGTTTGACGCCACCGATCGTGGTGAAGGTGGTTTCGGCCATTCAGGTCGTAAATAA
- the coaBC gene encoding bifunctional phosphopantothenoylcysteine decarboxylase/phosphopantothenate--cysteine ligase CoaBC, which translates to MSLAGKKIVLGVSGGIAAYKTPELVRRLRERGADVRVAMTEAAKAFITPLSLQAVSGYPVSDSLLDPAAEAAMGHIELGKWADLVILAPATADLIARVAAGMANDLVSTICLATPAPVAVLPAMNQQMYRAAATQHNLEQLASRGLLIWGPDSGSQACGDVGPGRMLDPLTIVDMAAAHFSPAATLQHLNIMITAGPTREPLDPVRYISNHSSGKMGFAIAAAAARRGANVTLVAGPVTLPTPPFVQRVDVMTALEMEAAVQSTIQQQHIFIGCAAVADYRAAAVASEKIKKQATQGDELTVKMVKNPDIIAGVAALKDHRPFVVGFAAETNNVEEYARQKRIRKNLDMICANDVSLSTQGFNSDSNALHLFWQDGDKVLPLERKALLGQLLLDEIVTRYDEKNRR; encoded by the coding sequence AAAAATCGTTCTCGGCGTCAGCGGCGGTATTGCCGCCTATAAAACCCCTGAACTGGTGCGTCGCCTGCGCGAACGCGGCGCCGATGTCCGTGTGGCAATGACCGAGGCGGCTAAAGCCTTTATCACCCCACTCAGCCTGCAGGCGGTTTCCGGGTATCCCGTGTCCGACAGCCTGCTAGATCCAGCGGCGGAAGCCGCAATGGGCCATATTGAACTGGGGAAATGGGCCGATCTGGTGATTCTCGCTCCTGCGACGGCGGATCTCATCGCGCGGGTTGCGGCCGGTATGGCCAACGATCTGGTTTCCACGATTTGTCTGGCGACACCGGCGCCCGTTGCTGTCCTGCCAGCAATGAACCAGCAGATGTATCGCGCCGCGGCCACTCAGCATAATCTGGAACAGCTTGCCTCCCGCGGTCTGTTAATCTGGGGGCCGGATAGCGGCAGTCAGGCCTGCGGAGACGTGGGGCCGGGCCGTATGCTGGATCCGTTAACCATTGTCGATATGGCCGCGGCGCATTTCTCACCCGCCGCCACTCTGCAACATCTCAACATCATGATTACTGCGGGTCCGACGCGTGAGCCGCTCGATCCGGTCCGTTATATTTCCAATCACAGTTCCGGCAAAATGGGCTTTGCGATTGCCGCCGCCGCAGCGCGACGCGGGGCGAACGTTACGCTGGTTGCCGGTCCCGTCACCTTACCAACGCCGCCGTTCGTGCAGCGCGTTGACGTGATGACCGCGCTGGAAATGGAAGCAGCAGTGCAGTCCACCATACAGCAACAGCATATTTTTATCGGCTGTGCGGCTGTCGCCGACTATCGGGCAGCCGCCGTCGCCAGTGAAAAAATAAAAAAACAGGCGACGCAGGGCGATGAATTAACAGTAAAAATGGTTAAAAACCCCGATATCATCGCCGGGGTCGCCGCGCTGAAAGATCATCGTCCTTTTGTCGTTGGGTTTGCCGCGGAAACAAATAATGTGGAAGAATACGCCCGGCAAAAACGTATCCGCAAAAACCTTGATATGATCTGCGCTAACGACGTTTCGCTATCAACTCAAGGATTTAATAGCGACAGCAACGCATTACACCTTTTCTGGCAGGATGGAGATAAAGTCTTACCGCTTGAGCGGAAAGCGCTCCTGGGCCAATTATTACTCGACGAGATCGTGACCCGTTATGATGAAAAAAATCGACGTTAA
- the slmA gene encoding nucleoid occlusion factor SlmA — MAEKQTAKRNRREEILQSLALMLESSDGSQRITTAKLAASVGVSEAALYRHFPSKTRMFDSLIEFIEDSLITRINLILKDEKDTSARLRLIVLLILGFGERNPGLTRILTGHALMFEQDRLQGRINQLFERIEAQLRQVLREKRMREGEGYVTDETLLASQLLAFCEGMLSRFVRSEFKYRPTEDFDARWPLIAAQLQ; from the coding sequence ATGGCAGAAAAACAAACTGCGAAAAGGAACCGTCGCGAAGAAATACTTCAGTCTCTGGCGCTGATGCTGGAATCCAGCGATGGAAGCCAACGCATCACAACGGCAAAACTGGCAGCTTCTGTCGGCGTTTCCGAAGCGGCGTTATATCGCCACTTTCCCAGCAAGACTCGCATGTTCGACAGCCTGATTGAGTTTATCGAAGACAGCCTGATCACCCGTATCAACCTGATACTGAAAGATGAAAAAGACACTAGCGCGCGGCTGCGTCTGATCGTGTTACTGATTCTGGGCTTCGGCGAACGCAATCCAGGCCTGACGCGTATCCTTACCGGCCACGCGCTGATGTTTGAACAGGACCGTTTGCAGGGCAGAATCAATCAGCTGTTTGAACGCATTGAGGCGCAATTACGTCAGGTGCTGCGGGAAAAACGTATGCGCGAAGGCGAAGGATACGTTACCGATGAAACGCTGCTGGCAAGCCAGCTGCTGGCCTTCTGTGAAGGGATGCTGTCACGCTTTGTGCGCAGCGAATTCAAATACCGTCCCACAGAGGACTTCGATGCCCGCTGGCCGCTGATTGCCGCGCAATTGCAGTAA